From a region of the Corallococcus coralloides DSM 2259 genome:
- a CDS encoding GMC oxidoreductase: MATRDEHFDVVIVGSGFGGSVMAWRLAEAGLRVCVLERGKAYPPGSFARSPYDMRRNFWDPRKGLHGLFNLWSFQGLGGVVSAGLGGGSLIYANVLLRKDEKTFIHEDLHDGGYEDWPVTRADLETHYDAVERMMRVQRYPLEHPPYSSTAKTLAMKLAAERLGRAGDWQLPPLAVTFGNPGEVPVPGEPIREEFPNLHGRTRTTCHLCGECDVGCNTGSKNTLDYTYLSAAKRAGAELRTRAEVTELWPAEGGGYVVRYLDHTDTPEDVPREGPQSMLPRSTVTADRLVLAAGTFGTTFLLLKNQRNFPGLSGRLGTRFCGNGDLLGFMRQCHDSSTGKQLPRILEGGHGPVITSALHFRSQEEGGTGRGYYIEDAGYPEFVNWLYEGAHQVPLMERGLKLVWRLIRGWTGRTHDSDVSEEIAELLGDCLGSATSLPLLGMGRDLPTGHMRLTDDEMLAIDWRMGSSREYFNELRQSMADIARTLEGRLLQNPLSYLSRVITVHPLGGCPMGHGPDEGVVDATGEAFGHPGLYVADGSMMPGPVGPNPSLTIAALADRFADALIDSHRRGTQGRAWRVREEGPWPSVPPM, translated from the coding sequence ATGGCCACGAGGGATGAGCACTTCGACGTCGTCATCGTGGGCTCGGGCTTCGGCGGTTCGGTGATGGCGTGGCGCCTGGCGGAAGCGGGGCTCCGGGTCTGCGTGCTGGAGCGGGGCAAGGCGTATCCACCGGGCTCCTTCGCGCGCAGCCCGTACGACATGCGCCGCAACTTCTGGGACCCGCGCAAGGGCCTGCACGGCCTGTTCAACCTCTGGTCCTTCCAGGGGCTGGGCGGCGTGGTGTCCGCGGGGCTGGGCGGTGGGTCGCTCATCTACGCGAACGTGCTGCTGCGCAAGGACGAGAAGACCTTCATCCACGAGGACCTCCATGACGGAGGCTACGAGGACTGGCCCGTCACCCGCGCGGACCTGGAGACGCACTACGACGCCGTGGAGCGGATGATGCGCGTGCAGCGCTATCCGCTGGAGCATCCGCCGTATTCCTCCACCGCGAAGACGCTGGCCATGAAGCTCGCGGCCGAGCGCCTGGGCCGCGCGGGTGACTGGCAGCTGCCGCCGCTGGCCGTGACGTTCGGCAACCCCGGCGAGGTGCCCGTCCCGGGCGAGCCCATCCGCGAGGAGTTTCCCAACCTCCACGGCCGCACGCGCACCACCTGTCACCTCTGCGGTGAATGCGACGTCGGCTGCAACACGGGCAGCAAGAACACGCTCGATTACACGTACCTGTCCGCGGCGAAGCGCGCGGGGGCGGAGCTGCGCACGCGCGCGGAGGTGACGGAGCTGTGGCCCGCGGAAGGCGGCGGCTATGTGGTGCGGTACCTGGACCACACGGACACGCCGGAGGACGTGCCGCGCGAAGGCCCCCAGTCCATGCTGCCGCGCAGCACCGTGACGGCGGATCGGCTGGTGCTGGCGGCGGGCACGTTCGGCACCACGTTCCTGCTCCTGAAGAACCAGCGGAACTTCCCCGGCCTGAGCGGCCGGTTGGGCACGCGCTTCTGCGGCAACGGAGACCTGCTGGGCTTCATGCGCCAGTGCCACGATTCAAGTACCGGCAAGCAGCTGCCGCGCATCCTGGAAGGAGGGCACGGGCCGGTCATCACCAGCGCGCTGCACTTCCGGAGTCAGGAGGAGGGCGGCACGGGCCGGGGCTACTACATCGAGGACGCGGGCTACCCGGAGTTCGTCAACTGGCTCTACGAAGGCGCGCATCAGGTGCCGTTGATGGAGCGAGGCCTCAAGCTGGTGTGGCGCCTGATCCGCGGTTGGACGGGACGCACGCATGACTCCGACGTGAGCGAGGAGATCGCCGAGCTCTTGGGGGACTGTCTGGGATCCGCGACGTCGTTGCCGCTGCTGGGCATGGGGCGTGACCTTCCCACCGGCCACATGCGGCTGACGGACGACGAGATGCTGGCCATCGACTGGCGGATGGGCAGCTCGCGCGAGTACTTCAACGAGCTGCGCCAGTCGATGGCGGACATCGCTCGGACGCTGGAGGGGAGGCTGCTGCAGAACCCGCTCAGCTACTTGAGCCGGGTCATCACCGTGCACCCGCTGGGCGGCTGTCCCATGGGACACGGGCCGGACGAGGGCGTGGTGGACGCGACGGGCGAGGCCTTTGGCCACCCGGGGCTGTACGTGGCCGACGGCTCGATGATGCCGGGCCCCGTCGGGCCCAACCCGAGCCTCACCATCGCCGCGCTCGCGGACCGGTTCGCGGATGCGCTCATCGATTCGCACCGCAGGGGCACTCAGGGACGTGCGTGGCGGGTGAGGGAGGAGGGGCCATGGCCGTCCGTGCCTCCGATGTGA
- a CDS encoding patatin-like phospholipase family protein, translated as MSPTASRWLERQARVNGRPWRWALAVIGWITVASGAAQMFLPGLELRLLHADASAAPAHFFRIVGMFMVLFGGLLLHGLHEPRANPAAFLWSGLQKVGACLMVAIAVGRDLLSPLALGVAAFDGLSAVLVLGFYASLRQREQIITVLRPQAEAASREADSPSVSALRGAEATRNGVPSYRPRRAFGAAPAVPSSAAEAPRRSLVLAGGGMRVAWQAGVLRALTDARLAFAHADGTSGGIITLAMWLSGQSPAEMCERWRTLDVKDFVSLMPLDEYARPWKLTALGDADGIIQRVFPHLGVDVDAIRANRERSGSFNVCDFARKTNEAIPHTDVDRDLLVAGISLPLFMPPVVKDGHLYLDSVWIQDANVMEAVRRGADEVWIVWCIGNTPRYADGFFRQYVHMIELSANGALFAQLEQVRELNARILAGEHVPGHSRPITVHLIKPEHPLPLDPDFYAGHVTAETLIDQGYSDACRYLAVADGQGLPLTPEITQMTEPAYDLMFRETMAGPLAMGTTDPEAGAHDGRSTPFTMHCTITIDDMEAFLRDPDHAARLVAHVQYKPLGMDLPVREGSFNLFRSTDDPRTKIMTYGLRFQANGQDYYLDGTKTLRDDPGPDLWRDTTRLYSYLHQGVDARGPVVGAGVLVLGMRELLHLVASMRSSRGGVEGAEMLARFGHLFLGALWDLYAPEAPVREREGEEAPHGHEG; from the coding sequence ATGAGCCCGACCGCGTCGCGATGGCTGGAGCGTCAGGCCCGCGTCAACGGGCGCCCCTGGCGCTGGGCGCTCGCGGTCATCGGGTGGATCACCGTCGCGTCCGGCGCGGCGCAGATGTTCCTGCCGGGACTGGAGCTGCGGCTGTTGCACGCGGATGCGTCCGCCGCGCCCGCGCACTTCTTCCGCATCGTGGGCATGTTCATGGTGCTGTTTGGCGGCCTGCTCCTGCACGGCCTGCACGAGCCCCGCGCGAACCCGGCCGCCTTCCTGTGGTCCGGCCTCCAGAAGGTGGGGGCCTGTCTGATGGTGGCGATCGCCGTGGGGCGCGACCTGCTGTCACCCCTGGCGTTGGGAGTGGCGGCGTTCGACGGGCTGTCCGCCGTGCTGGTGCTGGGGTTCTACGCGTCGCTGCGCCAGCGCGAGCAGATCATCACCGTGCTCCGGCCGCAGGCGGAGGCGGCATCCCGAGAGGCGGACAGTCCCTCCGTCAGCGCGCTGCGGGGGGCGGAGGCGACCCGGAATGGCGTGCCTTCATATCGGCCCCGGCGCGCGTTCGGGGCGGCCCCGGCCGTCCCGTCGTCCGCGGCGGAGGCGCCCCGTCGGTCGCTGGTGCTCGCGGGGGGCGGCATGCGCGTCGCGTGGCAGGCGGGCGTGCTGCGCGCGCTGACGGACGCGCGGCTGGCCTTCGCCCACGCGGACGGCACGTCCGGCGGCATCATCACCCTGGCGATGTGGCTGTCCGGCCAGTCCCCCGCGGAGATGTGCGAGCGGTGGCGGACGCTGGACGTGAAGGACTTCGTGTCGTTGATGCCGCTGGATGAATACGCGCGGCCCTGGAAGCTCACCGCGCTGGGGGACGCGGACGGCATCATCCAGCGCGTCTTCCCGCACCTGGGCGTGGACGTGGACGCCATCCGCGCGAACCGCGAGCGTTCCGGCAGCTTCAACGTGTGCGACTTCGCCCGGAAGACGAACGAGGCCATCCCGCACACGGACGTGGACCGCGACCTGCTGGTGGCGGGCATCTCCCTGCCGCTCTTCATGCCCCCGGTGGTGAAGGACGGCCACCTGTACCTGGACTCGGTGTGGATCCAGGACGCCAACGTGATGGAGGCCGTGCGCCGGGGCGCGGACGAGGTGTGGATCGTCTGGTGCATCGGCAACACGCCCCGGTACGCCGACGGCTTCTTCCGCCAGTACGTCCACATGATTGAGCTGAGCGCGAACGGCGCGCTCTTCGCCCAACTGGAGCAGGTGCGCGAGCTCAACGCGCGCATCCTCGCGGGCGAGCACGTGCCGGGGCACTCGCGGCCCATCACCGTGCACCTCATCAAACCCGAGCACCCGCTGCCCCTGGACCCGGACTTCTACGCGGGCCACGTCACGGCCGAGACCCTCATCGACCAGGGCTACTCGGACGCCTGCCGCTACCTGGCGGTGGCGGACGGCCAGGGCCTGCCCCTCACCCCGGAGATCACGCAGATGACCGAACCCGCCTACGACCTGATGTTCCGCGAGACCATGGCCGGTCCGCTCGCGATGGGCACCACCGACCCCGAGGCGGGCGCCCATGACGGGCGTTCCACGCCCTTCACCATGCACTGCACCATCACCATCGACGACATGGAGGCGTTCCTCCGCGACCCGGACCACGCGGCCCGGCTGGTGGCGCACGTGCAATACAAGCCGCTGGGCATGGACCTGCCCGTGCGCGAGGGGAGCTTCAACCTCTTCCGCTCCACGGATGATCCGCGCACGAAGATCATGACCTACGGCCTGCGCTTCCAGGCGAACGGCCAGGACTACTACCTGGACGGCACGAAGACGCTGCGCGACGACCCGGGCCCGGACCTCTGGCGCGACACCACGCGGCTCTACAGCTACCTGCACCAAGGCGTGGACGCGCGCGGCCCGGTGGTGGGCGCGGGCGTCCTGGTGCTGGGCATGCGGGAGCTGCTCCACCTGGTGGCCAGCATGCGCTCGTCGCGCGGGGGCGTGGAGGGCGCGGAGATGCTGGCCCGCTTCGGCCACCTGTTCCTGGGCGCGCTCTGGGACCTCTACGCCCCGGAGGCGCCGGTGCGCGAGCGCGAAGGGGAGGAGGCCCCGCATGGCCACGAGGGATGA
- a CDS encoding DUF1772 domain-containing protein, protein MRHGGRLDLANACLLFLCTSMYLGTGWSLVLFTFPIAPQLTVDNYYLQFVPQVQAATRFFTWMTAVMLLSAGVLAWRERKTALRWYPLGVGVAVVVATLLTRIYIFPYNDEMAAGITSPERLKEVLDAWMRMNRIRVGLWTVQWLLTLGYFVHRVLRAEQPAGERWRLGLSAPRREAHA, encoded by the coding sequence ATGAGACACGGCGGCCGCCTGGATCTGGCGAACGCGTGCCTGCTGTTCCTGTGCACGTCCATGTACCTGGGCACGGGCTGGTCGCTGGTTCTCTTCACGTTCCCCATCGCGCCCCAGTTGACGGTGGACAACTACTACCTGCAGTTCGTGCCGCAGGTGCAGGCGGCCACGCGGTTCTTCACCTGGATGACGGCGGTGATGCTGCTGTCCGCCGGGGTGCTGGCGTGGCGCGAGCGCAAGACGGCCCTGCGCTGGTACCCGCTGGGCGTGGGGGTGGCGGTGGTGGTGGCCACGCTGCTCACGCGCATCTACATCTTCCCGTACAACGACGAGATGGCGGCCGGCATCACGTCGCCCGAACGGCTGAAAGAGGTGCTGGACGCGTGGATGCGGATGAACCGCATCCGCGTGGGGCTGTGGACGGTGCAGTGGCTGCTCACGCTGGGCTACTTCGTGCACCGGGTGCTGCGCGCGGAGCAGCCGGCGGGTGAGCGCTGGCGCCTGGGGCTGTCCGCGCCGCGCAGGGAGGCCCACGCATGA
- a CDS encoding acetoacetate decarboxylase family protein, whose product MFLPRRIQTQYGRYSRVDDIPYALPVDSKGAPAMVAAFTVDARRAAALLPGNELHPLRLSRDRGVLLVSVIDYKQTDIGAYIEFSIALACTHGRRPAPPLLPLLFQKRFGVGQYVVDLPVNTEVSVKGGKGIWGMPKHLARLDFRVENGSVSSRYDEGGQQAVRVRIERPKLAWLPLRMAAVNYCAFRGMLMKSTIYFRGRFGFRLGKRAWGTLELGDHPRVQVLRDLSISPRPFLTGFFPSSSGVLDDHFEAWFLTQPTLPPDTYPEGLKSVVDLGQDQTPMPPPESGGAPQRVLQAVAPLPEARPREEARP is encoded by the coding sequence ATGTTCCTGCCTCGACGCATCCAGACCCAGTACGGCCGCTATTCGCGCGTGGATGACATCCCGTACGCGCTGCCGGTGGACTCGAAGGGGGCCCCCGCGATGGTGGCCGCCTTCACCGTGGACGCCCGCCGCGCGGCGGCCCTGCTGCCCGGCAACGAATTGCACCCGCTGCGCCTGTCGCGCGACCGCGGCGTGCTGCTCGTCTCCGTCATCGACTACAAGCAGACGGACATCGGCGCGTACATCGAGTTCAGCATCGCGCTCGCGTGCACGCACGGACGCAGGCCCGCGCCGCCGCTGTTGCCCCTGCTGTTCCAGAAGCGCTTCGGCGTGGGGCAGTACGTGGTGGACCTGCCGGTGAACACGGAGGTCTCCGTGAAGGGCGGCAAGGGCATCTGGGGCATGCCCAAGCACCTGGCCCGGCTGGACTTCCGGGTGGAGAACGGCTCCGTGAGCAGCCGCTACGACGAGGGCGGCCAGCAGGCGGTGCGCGTGCGCATCGAGCGGCCGAAGCTCGCGTGGCTGCCCTTGCGGATGGCGGCGGTGAACTACTGCGCCTTCCGGGGGATGCTGATGAAGTCCACCATCTACTTCCGGGGCCGCTTCGGCTTCCGGTTGGGGAAGCGCGCGTGGGGGACGCTGGAGTTGGGGGACCATCCGCGCGTGCAGGTGCTGCGGGACTTGAGCATCTCCCCGCGCCCGTTCCTCACCGGGTTCTTCCCGTCGTCCAGCGGCGTGCTGGATGACCACTTCGAGGCGTGGTTCCTCACCCAGCCCACGCTGCCTCCGGACACGTATCCGGAGGGACTCAAGAGCGTGGTGGACCTGGGGCAGGACCAGACGCCCATGCCGCCTCCGGAGTCGGGCGGAGCGCCGCAGCGGGTGCTCCAGGCCGTGGCGCCCCTGCCCGAAGCGCGTCCGCGCGAGGAAGCGCGGCCATGA
- a CDS encoding alpha/beta fold hydrolase — MSAETIHEPRYTEEIVPFLAGDGRALHLVHLRGVEKADKGPVVLVHGAGVRGNIFRAPVRQTVVDALIEDGYDVWLENWRASMDVEPGEWTLDQAAVLDHPPAIRTVREKTGADKIKAVIHCQGSTSFTMAAVAGLLPEVDLIISNAVSLHPVVPATAKVKLHYAVPLVAQLTPFLDPQWAYGGPTRTARMLTRVVQATHHECENLVCRWTSFTYGTGFPVLWRHENLNAQTHDWLQHEFGPVPFSFFKQMDQCVRAGHLVPVEGFRALPEDLGVREPQTDARFVFFAGEENRCFLAESQRRSFEHLEHFHPGRHALHLLPGYGHLDVFMGKRASQDVFPLILSELDRSALH, encoded by the coding sequence ATGTCCGCGGAAACCATCCATGAGCCGCGCTACACCGAGGAGATCGTTCCCTTCCTCGCGGGTGACGGCCGTGCGCTGCACCTGGTGCACCTGCGCGGTGTCGAGAAGGCGGACAAGGGGCCGGTGGTGCTGGTGCACGGCGCTGGCGTGCGCGGGAACATCTTCCGCGCGCCGGTGCGCCAGACCGTGGTCGATGCGCTGATCGAAGACGGCTACGACGTGTGGCTGGAGAACTGGCGCGCCAGCATGGACGTGGAGCCGGGCGAGTGGACCCTGGACCAGGCCGCCGTCCTGGACCACCCGCCCGCCATCCGCACCGTGCGGGAGAAGACGGGCGCGGACAAGATCAAGGCCGTCATCCACTGCCAGGGCTCCACCAGCTTCACCATGGCCGCGGTGGCGGGGCTCCTTCCGGAGGTGGACCTCATCATCAGCAACGCCGTGTCGCTGCACCCGGTGGTGCCCGCGACCGCGAAGGTGAAGCTCCACTACGCCGTGCCGCTGGTCGCGCAGTTGACGCCCTTCCTGGATCCGCAGTGGGCCTACGGCGGCCCCACGCGCACGGCGCGGATGCTGACGCGCGTGGTGCAGGCCACCCATCACGAGTGCGAGAACCTGGTCTGCCGCTGGACGAGCTTCACCTACGGCACGGGCTTCCCGGTGCTGTGGCGCCACGAGAACCTCAACGCCCAGACGCACGACTGGCTCCAGCACGAGTTCGGCCCCGTGCCCTTCAGCTTCTTCAAGCAGATGGACCAGTGCGTGCGCGCGGGCCACCTGGTGCCCGTGGAGGGCTTCCGCGCGCTGCCGGAGGACCTGGGCGTGCGCGAGCCCCAGACGGACGCGCGCTTCGTCTTCTTCGCGGGCGAGGAGAACCGCTGCTTCCTCGCGGAGAGCCAGCGCCGCAGCTTCGAACACCTGGAGCACTTCCACCCGGGCCGGCACGCGCTGCACCTGCTGCCGGGCTACGGCCACCTGGACGTCTTCATGGGCAAGCGCGCGTCCCAGGACGTCTTCCCCCTCATCCTCTCCGAGCTGGATCGCTCCGCGCTCCACTGA
- a CDS encoding LysR family transcriptional regulator: protein MRGSEFADLRAFVTIAEQGNFARAAARLRISPSTLSEMLRGLEERLGVRLLNRTTRSMSLTEAGTRLLARFKPAMEEMDAAVEAVRHLRDTPTGTVRLHLPRLASASILEPLLGRFREAYPDIVLELCIDDAATDIVAKGFDVGITLGELLEKDMIAVPLGGTLRQLAVASPDYLARHGRPRTPADLHAHRCINWRKPGGTRLYSWEFQKDGHWISVAVEGPLIVSHRDVALTAAAQGVGIAFAYWSEQWLRPLLDAGKLVPVLEEFSPPFPGWYLYYPKQRYTPAAVRALVDFLRRETKPPARPTRGPRKG from the coding sequence ATGCGCGGAAGCGAATTCGCGGACCTGCGGGCGTTCGTCACCATTGCCGAGCAGGGGAACTTCGCGCGGGCAGCGGCGCGGCTGCGCATCTCTCCGTCCACGTTGAGCGAGATGCTCCGCGGTCTGGAGGAGCGCCTGGGCGTGCGGCTGCTGAACCGCACGACGCGGAGCATGTCCCTCACGGAAGCGGGGACGCGGCTGCTCGCGCGGTTCAAGCCCGCCATGGAGGAGATGGACGCGGCCGTGGAGGCGGTCCGCCACCTGCGTGACACGCCGACGGGCACCGTGCGCCTGCACCTGCCCCGGCTCGCGTCGGCCTCGATCCTGGAGCCGCTGCTGGGCCGCTTCCGGGAGGCGTATCCGGACATCGTCCTGGAGCTATGCATCGACGACGCGGCCACCGACATCGTGGCGAAGGGCTTCGACGTCGGCATCACCCTGGGGGAGCTGCTGGAGAAGGACATGATCGCCGTCCCGCTGGGCGGCACGCTCCGGCAGCTCGCGGTGGCGTCGCCAGACTACCTGGCGCGCCACGGCCGGCCCCGCACGCCCGCGGACCTGCACGCGCACCGCTGCATCAACTGGCGCAAGCCCGGCGGCACGCGGCTCTATTCTTGGGAGTTCCAGAAGGACGGCCACTGGATCTCCGTCGCGGTGGAGGGGCCGCTCATCGTCTCCCACCGTGACGTGGCGCTGACCGCCGCGGCCCAGGGCGTGGGCATCGCGTTCGCCTACTGGTCCGAGCAATGGCTCCGCCCCCTGCTCGACGCGGGGAAGCTGGTGCCGGTGCTGGAGGAGTTCTCACCGCCGTTCCCGGGCTGGTACCTCTATTACCCGAAGCAGCGCTACACGCCCGCGGCCGTCCGCGCGCTGGTGGACTTCCTGCGCCGCGAGACGAAACCGCCGGCGCGTCCCACTCGCGGCCCGCGCAAGGGCTGA
- a CDS encoding oxidoreductase, with translation MSGTRHKVFLITGVSSGFGQSFARAALDAGHTVIGTVRSEEAREAFTRQHPTLAHGVVLDVTDFEAIPSVVARAQEAVGPVDVLVNNAGYGHEGTLEESPLEDLRRQFDVNVFGAVAMIKAVLPGMRQRRAGNIVNVTSMGGFITLPGISYYCGSKFALEGISEALAQEVKDFGIRVTAIAPGSFRTDWAGRSMVRANRSVADYDALFDPIRKARQEKSGRQAGDPARAARILLEVVEAEAPPVHLLLGTDALRLVRTKLDRLSEEIAAWEAVTRSTDFD, from the coding sequence ATGAGCGGCACACGGCACAAGGTCTTCCTGATCACCGGCGTCAGTTCGGGCTTCGGCCAGTCCTTCGCGAGGGCGGCGCTGGACGCGGGCCACACCGTCATCGGCACGGTGCGAAGCGAGGAGGCCCGCGAGGCCTTCACGCGCCAGCACCCCACCCTCGCCCACGGCGTCGTCCTGGACGTGACGGACTTCGAGGCGATTCCGTCGGTGGTCGCCCGGGCGCAGGAGGCCGTAGGCCCCGTCGACGTGCTGGTGAACAACGCGGGCTACGGCCACGAGGGCACGCTGGAGGAGTCCCCGCTGGAGGACCTGCGGCGGCAGTTCGACGTGAACGTCTTCGGCGCGGTCGCGATGATCAAGGCGGTGCTGCCCGGGATGCGCCAGCGCCGCGCGGGGAACATCGTCAACGTCACCTCGATGGGCGGCTTCATCACCCTGCCCGGCATCTCGTACTACTGCGGGAGCAAGTTCGCGCTCGAAGGCATTTCGGAGGCGCTGGCGCAGGAGGTGAAGGACTTCGGCATCCGGGTCACCGCGATCGCGCCGGGTTCCTTCCGGACGGACTGGGCCGGCCGCTCCATGGTGCGCGCGAACCGGAGCGTCGCGGACTACGACGCCCTCTTCGACCCCATCCGCAAGGCGCGCCAGGAGAAGAGTGGCCGTCAGGCCGGAGACCCGGCCCGGGCCGCGCGCATCCTGCTGGAGGTCGTGGAGGCGGAAGCGCCGCCCGTGCACCTGCTGCTCGGCACGGATGCGCTGCGGCTGGTGCGCACGAAGCTCGACCGCCTCTCCGAGGAGATCGCCGCATGGGAGGCCGTCACCCGCTCCACCGACTTCGACTGA
- a CDS encoding protocatechuate 3,4-dioxygenase has protein sequence MKSESPQDPSPKVITRRSILRGIGLSLAAVPVAKLLVACGGDDTTGGDTNTGADAGTGTDSGVVDPGFWATGGTAAMTAVATYPDPFASGLGTVCNLACEATLGPCYATTVDRKDISEGHDGLPVRLAFLVVDESCKPIPGATVDIWHAGPEGLYSGEDASDFCTSGDATARAARWFRGVQTTDANGRVDFDTCFPGWYSSRTIHIHFTVRVNGQEFVTSQLFFDDSTSDDIVNSQPLYNARGERDTTNQNDTVVSGDAVGDYLFATQRMADGAMLASKTLVIRSSLNSASCAMPGGSGGGGGPGGPPPGGDGGMGPPPGWDGGMGPPPPGFDGGMP, from the coding sequence ATGAAGAGCGAATCCCCTCAGGACCCTTCCCCCAAGGTCATCACGCGCCGGAGCATCCTGCGCGGCATTGGCCTGTCGCTGGCCGCGGTTCCCGTGGCGAAGCTGCTCGTCGCCTGCGGTGGCGACGACACGACGGGCGGCGACACCAACACCGGCGCCGACGCGGGCACGGGCACCGACTCCGGCGTGGTGGACCCGGGCTTCTGGGCCACGGGCGGCACCGCGGCGATGACGGCCGTTGCCACGTATCCGGATCCGTTCGCGTCCGGCCTGGGCACGGTGTGCAACCTCGCCTGCGAGGCCACGCTGGGGCCCTGCTACGCGACCACGGTGGACCGCAAGGACATCAGCGAGGGCCATGACGGCCTGCCGGTGCGCCTGGCCTTCCTCGTCGTGGACGAGTCCTGCAAGCCCATCCCGGGTGCCACGGTGGACATCTGGCACGCGGGACCCGAGGGCTTGTACTCCGGCGAGGACGCGAGCGACTTCTGCACCTCCGGTGACGCCACGGCCCGAGCGGCGCGGTGGTTCCGAGGCGTGCAGACCACGGACGCCAACGGGCGCGTGGACTTCGACACCTGCTTCCCCGGTTGGTACAGCAGCCGCACCATCCACATCCACTTCACGGTGCGGGTGAACGGCCAGGAGTTCGTCACGTCGCAGCTGTTCTTCGACGACTCGACGAGCGACGACATCGTCAACAGCCAGCCGCTCTACAACGCGCGCGGCGAGCGCGACACGACCAACCAGAACGACACGGTGGTCTCCGGGGACGCGGTGGGCGACTACCTCTTCGCTACGCAGCGCATGGCGGACGGCGCGATGCTGGCGTCCAAGACGCTGGTCATCCGCTCGTCGCTGAACAGCGCGTCCTGCGCCATGCCGGGTGGCAGCGGCGGTGGCGGCGGCCCCGGGGGGCCTCCGCCGGGTGGCGACGGTGGCATGGGTCCCCCGCCTGGCTGGGATGGCGGCATGGGGCCTCCGCCGCCGGGGTTCGACGGTGGCATGCCCTGA
- a CDS encoding response regulator transcription factor, translated as MGDRILLVEDDDPLGSQIVGHLRGAGFEPVWWREGRLLVSGHLPDVSLVVLDLMLPGTYGLDMLKALRTFSEVPVLILSARNDTLDKVRALKLGADDYMTKPFWPEELVERVRARLRRPTLQKEQTVVEVGPLRIDLQGHSVQVQGRPVELTRVEFELLAALARRSQEAVTRQWLVEHVLDPEREGTERTLDVHVSRLRRKLGPVKCVETVWGVGYRLVPGEDA; from the coding sequence ATGGGCGACCGCATCCTGCTGGTGGAGGATGACGACCCGCTCGGGTCCCAGATTGTCGGGCACCTGCGCGGCGCGGGCTTCGAGCCCGTGTGGTGGCGCGAGGGCCGGCTGCTGGTGTCCGGCCACCTGCCGGACGTGAGCCTCGTGGTGCTGGACCTGATGCTGCCGGGCACCTACGGCCTGGACATGCTCAAGGCGCTGAGGACCTTCTCGGAAGTTCCAGTGCTCATCCTGAGCGCGCGCAATGACACGCTGGACAAGGTCCGGGCGCTGAAGCTGGGCGCGGACGACTACATGACCAAGCCCTTCTGGCCGGAGGAGCTGGTGGAGCGCGTGCGTGCGCGCCTGCGCCGGCCCACGTTGCAGAAGGAGCAGACGGTGGTGGAGGTGGGCCCGCTGCGCATCGACCTGCAGGGGCACTCGGTGCAGGTGCAGGGGCGGCCGGTGGAGCTCACGCGGGTGGAGTTCGAGTTGCTCGCGGCGCTGGCGCGCAGGTCGCAGGAGGCGGTGACGCGGCAGTGGCTGGTGGAGCACGTGTTGGATCCGGAGCGTGAGGGTACGGAGCGCACGCTGGACGTCCACGTGTCGCGGCTGCGGCGCAAGCTGGGGCCGGTGAAGTGCGTGGAGACGGTGTGGGGCGTGGGCTACCGGCTGGTGCCCGGGGAGGATGCGTGA